A genomic segment from Paenibacillus sp. FSL K6-1096 encodes:
- the gnd gene encoding phosphogluconate dehydrogenase (NAD(+)-dependent, decarboxylating) yields the protein MKVGLIGLGKMGLNLGQNLLEHDHEVVAYDVNPAAVQELAGHGASAAGSLEELTGKLESPRILWIMVPHTIVDTVIAELKPLLSKGDIVIEAGNSHYKESIRRHEELGAGGVYFLDAGTSGGMEGARHGACYMVGGDEEAWTVVEPLFRDTAVENGYLYAGKSGSGHFLKMVHNGIEYGMMAAIGEGFEVLEKSGYDFDFEQVARVWNNGSVVRSWLMELIERAFSKDAKLEEIKGVMHSSGEGRWTLETAFDLQAATPVIAMALLMRYRSLETDTFTGKVVAALRNEFGGHAVETK from the coding sequence ATGAAAGTTGGTTTAATCGGACTTGGCAAAATGGGCCTTAATCTGGGCCAGAATCTGTTAGAGCATGATCATGAGGTCGTGGCGTATGATGTAAACCCCGCTGCGGTGCAGGAGCTGGCCGGGCACGGGGCGTCTGCGGCTGGAAGCCTTGAGGAGCTTACCGGCAAGCTGGAATCTCCGCGCATCCTCTGGATTATGGTGCCCCATACGATTGTAGATACGGTCATTGCTGAGCTTAAGCCGCTGTTGTCAAAGGGGGATATTGTTATTGAAGCCGGGAACTCCCATTATAAAGAGTCGATCCGGCGGCATGAGGAGCTTGGTGCGGGCGGCGTTTACTTCCTGGATGCGGGAACGTCCGGCGGAATGGAGGGCGCACGCCACGGCGCCTGCTATATGGTCGGCGGTGATGAAGAGGCATGGACGGTGGTTGAACCGCTGTTCCGTGATACCGCTGTAGAGAACGGGTATCTGTATGCAGGCAAATCGGGCAGCGGGCATTTCCTGAAGATGGTGCATAACGGCATTGAATACGGAATGATGGCTGCAATCGGTGAAGGCTTCGAGGTGCTGGAGAAGAGCGGATATGACTTCGACTTCGAGCAGGTGGCCCGCGTCTGGAACAACGGCTCTGTCGTCCGTTCCTGGCTGATGGAGCTGATCGAGCGCGCCTTCTCCAAGGATGCCAAGCTTGAGGAAATCAAGGGCGTCATGCATTCCTCCGGGGAAGGCAGATGGACGCTGGAGACGGCATTCGATCTGCAGGCGGCCACTCCGGTCATCGCGATGGCACTGCTGATGCGCTACCGGTCACTGGAGACCGACACCTTCACCGGCAAAGTCGTCGCCGCCTTGCGTAACGAATTCGGCGGTCATGCGGTCGAGACGAAGTAA
- a CDS encoding L-serine ammonia-lyase, iron-sulfur-dependent, subunit alpha encodes MVNLLEVLRQEIAPAEGCTEPIAVAYAVSLAAELVEEEVTAIELHLSGNIIKNAMGVGIPGTGQTGLPIAAALGAVVRRSHRKLEILSGLTPEELAKAEDILKRKLIKVELKDTPEKLYIEATVRSSSHTATVIVAKEHTNVVSVAKDGKRLEPKVDKADCEDPHTLADEVYSVSLEDIYAFIQTTDFEDLRFLLEGANMNKAISEEGLRGEYGLQVGRKMSQQSAVNLFGGDVANRIIAATAAASDARMDGSAMPVMTTAGSGNQGIACTMPVIALAELLGKDEETLARAMALSNLITIHVKHYIGRLSPLCGSGIAGGVGAGSGIVYLMGGSLDQIKHSIQNTIASTSGMICDGAKPTCALKISTATNAAIQSATLAMNNISPSLNDGVIFEQVEDTIRNMETLVQEGLAATDQAILNIMLSKGSSS; translated from the coding sequence ATGGTGAACCTACTTGAAGTATTACGGCAGGAGATTGCTCCGGCCGAAGGCTGCACAGAGCCTATTGCGGTGGCTTATGCAGTCTCCCTGGCTGCCGAGCTGGTAGAGGAAGAAGTGACGGCGATTGAATTGCACCTTAGCGGCAATATTATCAAGAATGCCATGGGTGTCGGGATTCCGGGCACTGGTCAGACCGGGCTGCCGATTGCGGCGGCCTTGGGGGCGGTAGTGCGCCGCTCGCACCGGAAGCTGGAGATTCTGTCCGGGCTGACCCCGGAGGAGCTGGCTAAGGCCGAGGACATTCTTAAGCGGAAGCTGATTAAGGTAGAGCTGAAGGATACGCCGGAGAAATTATATATTGAGGCTACAGTACGCAGCAGCAGCCATACTGCAACGGTAATCGTGGCCAAGGAGCATACCAATGTGGTCTCCGTTGCCAAGGACGGCAAGCGGCTTGAGCCAAAAGTGGACAAGGCCGACTGCGAAGACCCTCACACGCTGGCTGATGAGGTGTACTCGGTCTCCCTGGAGGACATCTATGCGTTCATCCAGACTACCGATTTCGAGGATCTGCGCTTCCTGCTGGAAGGGGCGAATATGAATAAAGCCATCTCCGAGGAAGGATTGCGCGGGGAGTATGGCCTGCAGGTGGGCCGGAAAATGAGCCAGCAGTCTGCCGTCAATCTGTTCGGCGGGGATGTGGCCAACCGGATTATTGCCGCCACCGCAGCGGCCTCGGATGCGCGGATGGACGGCAGCGCCATGCCGGTCATGACCACCGCCGGCAGCGGGAATCAGGGCATTGCCTGCACCATGCCGGTCATCGCCCTTGCCGAGCTTCTCGGCAAGGATGAGGAGACGCTGGCCAGAGCGATGGCGCTCAGCAACCTGATCACCATCCATGTCAAGCATTACATCGGCCGCCTCTCGCCGCTCTGTGGTTCAGGCATTGCCGGGGGCGTAGGGGCAGGCAGCGGTATCGTCTATCTGATGGGCGGCAGTCTGGACCAGATCAAGCACAGCATCCAGAACACGATTGCCTCTACCTCCGGAATGATCTGCGATGGTGCCAAGCCCACCTGTGCGCTCAAAATCTCAACAGCTACCAATGCAGCCATCCAGTCCGCGACCCTCGCTATGAATAATATATCGCCGAGTCTCAATGATGGCGTGATCTTCGAGCAGGTGGAGGATACGATCCGCAATATGGAGACCCTGGTCCAGGAGGGCCTTGCCGCAACGGACCAGGCGATTCTCAACATTATGCTGTCCAAGGGTTCGTCCTCCTGA
- the rhaB gene encoding rhamnulokinase — protein sequence MNNHIAVDIGASSGRLVLGRLVDGSLKLEELHRFRNGFSEQGGSCYWDIDALLQEILTGLHQAKLAGIHECTLGIDTWAVDYVLLDSEGKRISEVYAYRDRRTDGVMEEVGRLLPPEKVYAKTGIQQLSFNTLYQLYVHDRKELEAADQILLVPDYLYYRLSGRKMNEVTNASTTQLLNLAARDFDAELLEFLGLRREKFAPLTEPGEELGFITQELRVKHDLPECRLICVATHDTASAVLGAPVPEGRSSAYISSGTWSLLGVELDQPINDCRAMAANYTNEWGAYGTYRFLKNIMGLWLIQEVRRLDGSRHSFAELAEQAGACEGFRSLIPCNHPRFLNPDDMIREIRQACLESGQPVPQTPGELARCIFDSLALSYHTYLAELEGLTGRSIDMLQIVGGGANNELLCQLTADVTRREVLAGPSESTALGNLAVQMIGTGGLTGIQEARRVIARSVPVKSYLPRAVPGLETLLARWEQLQTAGN from the coding sequence ATGAACAATCATATCGCCGTCGATATCGGCGCCTCCAGCGGGCGGCTTGTACTTGGAAGGCTTGTGGACGGCAGTCTCAAGCTGGAGGAGCTTCACCGCTTCCGCAACGGCTTCAGCGAGCAGGGTGGCTCCTGCTACTGGGACATCGATGCTCTGCTGCAGGAGATACTGACCGGTCTGCACCAGGCGAAGCTCGCCGGTATTCACGAATGCACACTCGGCATCGATACCTGGGCCGTTGATTATGTGCTGCTGGACAGCGAAGGCAAGCGGATCAGCGAGGTCTACGCTTACCGTGACCGCCGCACGGACGGGGTGATGGAAGAGGTCGGGCGGCTGCTTCCGCCGGAGAAGGTCTACGCCAAGACCGGCATCCAGCAGCTCAGCTTCAACACGCTGTATCAGCTGTATGTGCATGACCGGAAGGAGCTGGAGGCGGCAGACCAGATTCTGCTGGTGCCGGACTATCTCTATTACCGGCTCAGCGGGCGCAAGATGAACGAGGTCACGAACGCATCCACGACGCAATTGCTGAATCTTGCGGCCCGTGATTTCGATGCTGAGCTGCTGGAATTCCTCGGGCTGCGGCGGGAGAAGTTCGCTCCGTTGACCGAACCAGGTGAAGAGCTTGGCTTCATTACGCAGGAGCTGCGGGTGAAGCATGATCTGCCCGAGTGCCGTCTAATCTGCGTAGCGACACATGATACCGCTTCCGCAGTCCTGGGTGCGCCGGTGCCGGAGGGACGGTCCTCTGCCTATATCAGCAGCGGAACCTGGTCTCTGCTGGGCGTAGAGCTGGATCAGCCGATCAATGACTGCAGAGCGATGGCCGCCAATTATACCAATGAGTGGGGCGCTTACGGTACGTACCGGTTCCTGAAGAATATTATGGGGCTGTGGCTGATCCAGGAGGTGCGCCGGCTGGACGGGTCCAGGCACAGCTTCGCTGAGCTGGCGGAGCAGGCCGGAGCGTGCGAAGGCTTCCGCAGCCTGATTCCGTGCAATCATCCCCGGTTCTTGAACCCGGACGATATGATCCGGGAGATCCGCCAGGCCTGCCTGGAGAGCGGCCAGCCTGTGCCGCAGACGCCGGGCGAGCTGGCCCGCTGTATCTTCGATAGCCTGGCCTTGTCTTACCATACGTATCTGGCCGAGCTGGAGGGGCTGACCGGCAGAAGCATAGACATGCTGCAGATCGTTGGCGGCGGTGCAAATAATGAGCTGCTATGCCAGCTGACTGCCGATGTCACCCGCAGGGAGGTGCTGGCCGGGCCGTCCGAATCGACGGCGCTTGGCAATCTGGCCGTACAGATGATCGGGACGGGCGGGCTGACCGGTATTCAGGAGGCCCGGAGGGTGATCGCCCGTTCCGTTCCCGTAAAGTCCTATCTGCCCCGGGCGGTCCCCGGACTGGAGACGCTC
- a CDS encoding DeoR/GlpR family DNA-binding transcription regulator: MLAAERRKRIIDLIHQDKRVLVSDLSRMFEVTEETIRRDLEKLEKDGIVSRTYGGAMLNRHTNEDLPFLTRGALNTDMKRDIAIKALELINDGDTLMVDPSSTSLEVLKLLVNKSNLTLITNSIHILHEFANSSLNIISTGGSLRHRSLSLVGPVAHETVQRYNVDTAVISCKALDMERGVTDSNEPECELKKHMLRQAEKVVLLADHTKFGKTAFAGLADLSRIDVLITDRKPSDAWMKLLAEKNVEVLY; this comes from the coding sequence ATGCTCGCTGCCGAAAGACGCAAAAGAATAATCGACCTGATCCACCAGGACAAACGGGTGCTTGTATCCGACCTGAGCCGGATGTTTGAGGTTACAGAGGAGACGATCCGCAGGGATCTGGAGAAGCTGGAGAAGGACGGGATCGTCAGCCGGACCTATGGCGGTGCGATGCTGAACAGGCATACCAATGAGGATCTGCCGTTTCTGACCCGGGGTGCCCTTAATACAGATATGAAGCGCGACATCGCCATTAAAGCGCTGGAGTTGATTAATGACGGCGATACGCTGATGGTCGACCCCAGCTCGACCTCGCTTGAGGTGCTGAAACTGCTGGTCAACAAAAGCAATCTGACGCTCATCACGAATTCCATCCATATTCTGCACGAGTTCGCAAATTCAAGTCTCAACATTATATCCACCGGCGGTTCCCTGCGGCACCGTTCCTTGTCGCTGGTGGGTCCGGTAGCCCATGAGACCGTTCAGCGCTACAATGTGGACACTGCCGTGATCAGCTGCAAGGCCCTCGATATGGAGCGCGGGGTGACCGATTCCAATGAACCGGAATGTGAGCTGAAGAAGCATATGCTGCGCCAGGCGGAGAAGGTCGTGCTGCTGGCTGACCATACTAAGTTCGGCAAGACCGCATTCGCCGGACTCGCCGACCTGAGCCGGATCGATGTGCTGATTACGGACCGCAAGCCTTCCGATGCCTGGATGAAGCTGTTGGCTGAGAAGAACGTGGAAGTGCTCTATTAA
- a CDS encoding ankyrin repeat domain-containing protein, with the protein MGKKRKTLPADFGELVLSEDIGTLKAVFDKCDWNAYGGYSKGTALSFRQVPDELVRWLVEQGADINARDSYQRTPLHSQAGTWSGNLSLLLDLGAELEALDYQAETPLHAAASAYQVSAVRELLARGANVHAENQRGYTPLAKALLQCRNIDIVQMADISELLLAAGAEVTPEMKAAVEKIGKNFEFIKADFNKEYLDETVAGLRRLYAIYHVDAVAERVIHDGVSPIRVSAARWQEQHQALWEMLVPGSGHARTVQGEVIRITGRVSHEILHNGGGNWDAAYRQMLDALLRHLSSGTPLAPARLEAASRLAARLRSGYGDDEPAGLCELAVEWVIANPQPVPLPEPDYER; encoded by the coding sequence ATGGGGAAAAAGAGGAAAACCTTGCCCGCCGATTTCGGCGAACTGGTGCTGTCAGAGGATATCGGTACGTTAAAGGCGGTTTTTGATAAATGTGACTGGAATGCGTACGGAGGCTACAGCAAAGGCACCGCACTCAGCTTCCGGCAAGTACCGGACGAGCTGGTCCGCTGGCTGGTGGAGCAAGGCGCGGACATCAACGCCAGAGACAGCTACCAGCGGACACCGCTGCACTCGCAGGCCGGAACGTGGTCAGGGAATCTCTCCCTGCTGCTTGACTTGGGTGCCGAGCTGGAGGCGCTCGATTATCAGGCCGAGACGCCGCTGCACGCGGCGGCCTCTGCTTACCAGGTCAGCGCCGTCCGGGAGCTGCTGGCCCGGGGAGCGAATGTCCATGCAGAGAACCAGCGCGGCTATACCCCGCTCGCCAAAGCCCTGCTGCAATGCCGCAACATCGATATCGTCCAAATGGCGGACATCTCGGAGCTGCTGCTTGCAGCCGGAGCGGAGGTCACGCCGGAGATGAAGGCAGCCGTCGAGAAGATTGGCAAGAATTTCGAATTCATCAAAGCTGATTTCAATAAAGAGTATCTGGATGAAACGGTAGCGGGGCTGCGCAGGCTCTATGCGATCTACCATGTTGACGCTGTTGCGGAACGGGTGATCCATGACGGAGTCTCCCCGATCCGCGTCTCCGCTGCCCGCTGGCAGGAGCAGCATCAGGCGCTCTGGGAGATGCTTGTGCCCGGTTCAGGACATGCCCGGACCGTACAGGGCGAGGTCATCCGCATTACAGGCCGGGTGTCTCATGAGATTCTGCATAACGGCGGCGGGAACTGGGATGCCGCTTACCGCCAAATGCTGGATGCGCTGCTGCGGCATCTGAGCTCAGGCACTCCGCTGGCCCCTGCCCGCCTGGAGGCAGCCTCCCGGCTTGCTGCCCGGCTGCGCAGCGGCTACGGCGATGATGAACCCGCCGGATTATGCGAGCTGGCGGTGGAGTGGGTCATTGCCAACCCGCAGCCCGTGCCGCTGCCGGAGCCGGATTACGAGCGCTGA